From Melospiza melodia melodia isolate bMelMel2 chromosome 19, bMelMel2.pri, whole genome shotgun sequence, one genomic window encodes:
- the ZNF335 gene encoding zinc finger protein 335 isoform X8: MEENAVESSSDASSQAAREEPTESGLGVGSSVAVSADSSDAAAGHGLLSRAADSCVGQSSDSSGVSLEEVSESSSSTDAIPRIYLPDSSSIAQSTLVSSVSTVSQSIMVSESPQVLVHSSVITDGAIVVSDSTASTSSDLGSAIDKIIESTIGPDIIQSCIAVTSAEDGRAETTQYLILQGPDDGAPMVSQMATSALANSLAIEAVGDGPTSTCLDQPGPSEPSGQLEVLELPAQPNQAQEADGGEELDQPDLEALEEMMEVVVVQQFKCKMCQYKSVSKKTLINHMKERHFQPVGSALALKKGRPRKVGAVPKTEDEEAAEEEDDDIMDAGAIDDPEEDSDYNPAEDEPRGRLPKYGCTVATSSEERPRRRPGRPRKLLRLENMSQDMPEGGEVEPLVTSQSTPSRELQNSEAASSSSLENGTSESLAEPGISQSDSENKDPSSNTGAEDADVIPRRRGRPSRRFLGKKYRKYYYKSPKPLMRPYLCRICGSRFLTHDDLRFHVNSHEADDPQLFKCLQCSYRSRRWSSLKEHMFNHVGSKPYKCEECNYTSVYKKDVIRHSTVHSRDRKKRADPPPKLNSFPCPVCNRVYPMQKRLTQHMKTHSTEKPHMCDKCGKSFKKRYTFKMHLLTHIQAIANRRFKCEFCDYVCEDKKVLLNHQLSHMNDKPYKCSVCKYSTFREDFLVSHMAVKHTGGKPFACEFCHFTTKHKKNLRLHVQCRHADSFEEWAQRHPEEPPCRRRPFFTLQQIEELKQQHSQVQAPAEPEASPPAPLGPITCHTVQAVAGAEPSVLSQGSLEGATIIYEQDVAGSAELATQTALDLLLNMSTQRELATSSLQVAVVKPDDPGETPGSCELQAQEEEEAKVDSKEQQQKLVMLHMAEPGQTLVQEAYGEASLSGSELQQITIPFSGAAEYSIIAPISEEIQAPATLYSSEEESPVETSHTVVVSGAVMTEEALKDHSNHYIMSSSVPGSQFQAMEPLSGDAAFSSPAEGQEAEPAGIKWPVVQCVTSLAQNDSSLSPASEGHEVSSPKIKWPAIQGVAKKLTCKVSTAKKLSCKISTAKKFSCKICTAMFTGRAEMESHKRAHTGPSTFKCPDCPFTATLWPEVRSHMVQHANLRPHKCPHCSFASKNKKDLRRHMLTHTNEKPFACQVCGQRFNRNGHLKFHTQRLHSSEGKRPGPAAAQQTIILNSNEDTLATLHTALQAGQAVLAPEQLQQALGQEHILVAQEQSVTSQEEAAYIQEITTADGQTVQHLVTADNQVQYIIAQEGVPHLLPQEYVVVPEGHHIQVQDGQITHIQYEQGGQFLPESQIQYMPVSPEQQLVTQAQLEAAAHSAVSAVADAAMAQAQGVFTAEAAAEQMQQLQPAIHYDVITLSD, encoded by the exons ATGGAGGAGAATGCGGTGGAGAGCAGCAGCGACGCGAGCTCGCAGGCGGCGCGGGAGGAGCCCACCGAGAGCGGGCTGGGCGTCGGGAGCTCGGTGGCCGTGTCGGCGGACAGCAGCGATGCGGCCGCGGGGCACGGGCTCCTCTCCCGGGCCGCTGACTCCTGCGTGGGGCAGAGCTCCGACAGCAGCGGGGTCTCCTTG GAAGAGGTCTCAGAGAGCAGTTCCAGCACAGATGCCATTCCAAGGATTTACCTGCCAGACTCATCCTCTATTGCCCAATCCACCTTGGTCTCCAGTGTGTCCACTGTGAGCCAGTCCATCATGGTGTCAGAGTCCCCACAGGTCCTGGTGCACTCCAGTGTCATCACCGATGGAGCCATAGTTGTGTCAGACTCCACTGCATCCACTTCCTCCGACCTGGGTTCTGCCATTGACAAAATCATCGAGTCCACAATCGGGCCTGACATCATCCAGA GCTGCATCGCCGTGACCAGCGCAGAGGATGGAAGGGCAGAGACCACGCAGTACCTCATTCTGCAAGGCCCTGATGATG GTGCCCCCATGGTGTCCCAGATGGCCACTTCTGCTCTAGCCAATAGCTTGGCAATAGAGGCTGTTGGTGATGGACCTACCTCCACGTGCCTTGACCAGCCCGGCCCTTCAGAGCCCTCCGGGCAGTTGGAagtgctggagctgcctgcacaGCCAAACCAAGCCCAGGAGGCAGATGGTGGGGAGGAGCTGGACCAGCCAGACTTGGAGGCCCTGGAAGAGATGATGGAAGTGGTGGTGGTGCAGCAGTTCAAGTGCAAGATGTGTCAGTACAAGAGTGTCTCTAAGAAAACACTGATTAACCACATGAAAGAGCGTCACTTCCAGCCAG TGGGTTCAGCTCTGGCTTTGAAGAAGGGACGACCACGAAAGGTGGGAGCTGTTCCAAAGACTGAGGATGAGGAGGCCGCagaagaagaagatgatgatATTATGGATGCTGGTGCTATTGATGATCCTGAAG AGGACAGTGACTACAACCCAGCTGAGGATGAGCCCCGGGGGCGACTGCCCAAGTATGGCTGCACTGTCGCCACCTCCAGCGAGGAGAGGCCGCGTCGGCGCCCAGGGAGGCCCCGCAAGCTGCTTCGTCTGGAGAATATGTCCCAGGACATGCCTGAag gaggggagGTGGAGCCCTTGGTGACGTCCCAGAGCACACCAAGCCGGGAGCTGCAGAACTCAGAAGCAGCCAGTTCCTCCAGCCTGGAGAATGGGACCAGTGAGAGCCTGGCAGAGCCTGGTATCAGCCAGTCTGACTCTGAGAACAAGGACCCTTCCTCCAACACCGGTGCTGAGGATGCAGACGTCATCCCCCGGCGGCGTGGGCGGCCCTCCCGCCGTTTCCTGGGCAAGAAATACCGCAA gTACTACTACAAGTCCCCCAAGCCCCTGATGCGGCCCTACCTGTGTCGGATCTGCGGCTCGCGGTTCCTCACACACGATGACCTGCGCTTCCACGTCAACTCGCACGAGGCCGATGACCCGCAGCTCTTCAAGTGTCTTCAGTGCAGCTACCGCTCCCGGCGCTGGTCCTCCCTCAAG GAGCACATGTTCAACCATGTGGGCAGCAAGCCCTACAAGTGCGAGGAGTGCAATTACACCAGCGTGTACAAGAAGGATGTCATTCGGCACTCTACagtgcacagcagggacag GAAGAAGAGAGCTGATCCG CCACCAAAGCTGAACTCCTTCCCATGCCCTGTCTGCAACCGTGTCTACCCCATGCAGAAGAGGCTTACACAGCACATGAAGACACACAGTACAGAGAAACCACACATGTGTGACAAG TGCGGGAAGTCCTTTAAGAAGCGTTACACCTTCAAGATGCACCTGCTGACACACATCCAGGCCATTGCCAACCGCAG GTTCAAGTGTGAGTTCTGTGACTATGTCTGCGAGGACAAGAAGGTCCTGCTGAACCACCAGCTGTCACATATGAATGACAAGCCCTACAAGTGCAGTGTCTGCAAGTATTCCACTTTCCGGGAGGACTTCCTGGTCTCGCACATGGCAGTCAAGCACACAG gagggaagcCATTTGCTTGTGAGTTCTGCCACTTCACCACCAAGCACAAGAAGAACCTGCGGCTGCACGTGCAGTGCCGCCACGCCGACTCCTTCGAGGAGTGGGCACAGAGGCACCCTGAGGAGCCGccctgccgccgccgcccctTCTTCACCCTGCAGCAGATCGAGGAGctgaagcagcagcacagccaggtgcAGGCACCGGCTGAGCCAGAGGCCAGCCCACCG GCACCTCTCGGCCCCATCACTTGCCACACGGTCCAGGCTGTTGCGGGTGCAGAGCCCTCTGTTCTCTCACAAGGTTCCCTGGAAGGGGCCACCATCATCTATGAACAAG ATGTGGCTGGATCAGCAGAGCTGGCCACACAGACGGCCCTGGATCTCTTGCTGAACATGAGCACCCAGAGGGAGCTGGCCACCAGCTCGCTGCAG GTGGCAGTGGTGAAGCCAGATGATCCAGGAGAAACACCAGGCTCCTgtgagctgcaggcacaggaggaggaggaggcaaagGTGGACTCTAAGGAGCAGCAGCAAAAGTTggtgatgctacacatggcagaGCCTGGGCAGACACTTGTGCAGGAGGCTTATGGGGAAGCAAGCCTGAGtggctcagagctgcagcagatcACCATCCCCTTcagtggagcagcagagtacagCATCATTGCACCCATCAGCGAGGAGATCCAGGCTCCTGCCACACTGTACAG CAGTGAGGAGGAGAGTCCTGTGGAGACCTCCCACACAGTTGTGGTGAGCGGGGCTGTGATGACAGAGGAGGCACTGAAGGACCACAGCAATCACTACATCATGTCATCCAGTGTCCCAGGGAGCCAGTTCCAGGCCATGGAG CCCCTCAGTGGGGACGCTGCCTTCTCCTCACCTGCGGAGGGCCAGGAGGCAGAGCCCGCCGGCATCAAGTGGCCCGTGGTGCAGTGTGTCACCAGCCTGGCCCAGAACGACTCGTCTTTGTCCCCAGCCTCCGAGGGGCACGAAGTGTCATCCCCAAAGATCAAGTGGCCTGCAATCCAAGGCGTGGCCAAGAAGCTCACATGCAAGGTTTCCACAGCCAAGAAGCTCTCATGCAAGATTTCCACGGCCAAAAAGTTTTCATGCAAGATTTGCACAGCCATGTTCACAGGGAGAGCGGAGATGGAGAGTCACAAGAGAGCCCACACTGGGCCCAGCACTTTCAAGTGTCCCGACTGTCCCTTCACTGCCACACTCTGGCCAGAGGTCCGG AGCCACATGGTTCAGCATGCCAACCTCCGGCCACACAAGTGCCCCCACTGCAGCTTTGCCTCCAAGAACAAGAAGGACCTGCGCAGGCACATGCTGACCCACACCAATGAGAAGCCCTTCGCCTGCCAGGTCTGTGGGCAGAG GTTCAACCGTAATGGACACCTCAAGTTCCACACACAGCGTTTGCACAGCTCAGAGGGCAAAAGGCCAgggccagctgctgcccagcagaCCATCATCCTGAACAGCAACGAGGACACCCTGGCCACCCTACACA cagctctgcaggctggcCAGGCCGTGCTGGctcctgagcagctgcagcaggcccTGGGGCAGGAGCACATCCTTGTTGCACAGGAGCAGAGCGTCACCAGCCAG gaggaggCAGCCTACATCCAGGAGATCACAACTGCTGATGGACAGACAGTACAGCACTTAGTGACTGCTGACAACCAG GTTCAGTATATTATTGCCCAGGAAGGTGTCCCACACTTGCTTCCCCAAGAGTATGTTGTTGTTCCAGAGGGACATCACATCCAG GTACAGGATGGTCAGATCACCCACATCCAGTATGAGCAGGGTGGCCAGTTCCTCCCGGAGTCACAG ATCCAGTACATGCCTGTGTCACCGGAGCAGCAGCTCgtcacccaggcacagctggaagcAGCAGCACACTCGGCTGTCTCAG cagTGGCGGATGCGGCCATGGCCCAGGCCCAGGGCGTGTTCACGGCCGAGGCAGCAGCGGAGCagatgcagcagctgcagccggcCATCCACTACGATGTCATCACGCTGTCGGACTAG
- the ZNF335 gene encoding zinc finger protein 335 isoform X10: protein MEENAVESSSDASSQAAREEPTESGLGVGSSVAVSADSSDAAAGHGLLSRAADSCVGQSSDSSGVSLEEVSESSSSTDAIPRIYLPDSSSIAQSTLVSSVSTVSQSIMVSESPQVLVHSSVITDGAIVVSDSTASTSSDLGSAIDKIIESTIGPDIIQSCIAVTSAEDGRAETTQYLILQGPDDGAPMVSQMATSALANSLAIEAVGDGPTSTCLDQPGPSEPSGQLEVLELPAQPNQAQEADGGEELDQPDLEALEEMMEVVVVQQFKCKMCQYKSVSKKTLINHMKERHFQPVGSALALKKGRPRKVGAVPKTEDEEAAEEEDDDIMDAGAIDDPEEDSDYNPAEDEPRGRLPKYGCTVATSSEERPRRRPGRPRKLLRLENMSQDMPEAGGEVEPLVTSQSTPSRELQNSEAASSSSLENGTSESLAEPGISQSDSENKDPSSNTGAEDADVIPRRRGRPSRRFLGKKYRKYMGRRYYYKSPKPLMRPYLCRICGSRFLTHDDLRFHVNSHEADDPQLFKCLQCSYRSRRWSSLKEHMFNHVGSKPYKCEECNYTSVYKKDVIRHSTVHSRDRKKRADPPPKLNSFPCPVCNRVYPMQKRLTQHMKTHSTEKPHMCDKCGKSFKKRYTFKMHLLTHIQAIANRRFKCEFCDYVCEDKKVLLNHQLSHMNDKPYKCSVCKYSTFREDFLVSHMAVKHTGGKPFACEFCHFTTKHKKNLRLHVQCRHADSFEEWAQRHPEEPPCRRRPFFTLQQIEELKQQHSQVQAPAEPEASPPAVAGAEPSVLSQGSLEGATIIYEQDVAGSAELATQTALDLLLNMSTQRELATSSLQVAVVKPDDPGETPGSCELQAQEEEEAKVDSKEQQQKLVMLHMAEPGQTLVQEAYGEASLSGSELQQITIPFSGAAEYSIIAPISEEIQAPATLYSSEEESPVETSHTVVVSGAVMTEEALKDHSNHYIMSSSVPGSQFQAMEPLSGDAAFSSPAEGQEAEPAGIKWPVVQCVTSLAQNDSSLSPASEGHEVSSPKIKWPAIQGVAKKLTCKVSTAKKLSCKISTAKKFSCKICTAMFTGRAEMESHKRAHTGPSTFKCPDCPFTATLWPEVRSHMVQHANLRPHKCPHCSFASKNKKDLRRHMLTHTNEKPFACQVCGQRFNRNGHLKFHTQRLHSSEGKRPGPAAAQQTIILNSNEDTLATLHTALQAGQAVLAPEQLQQALGQEHILVAQEQSVTSQEEAAYIQEITTADGQTVQHLVTADNQVQYIIAQEGVPHLLPQEYVVVPEGHHIQVQDGQITHIQYEQGGQFLPESQIQYMPVSPEQQLVTQAQLEAAAHSAVSAVADAAMAQAQGVFTAEAAAEQMQQLQPAIHYDVITLSD from the exons ATGGAGGAGAATGCGGTGGAGAGCAGCAGCGACGCGAGCTCGCAGGCGGCGCGGGAGGAGCCCACCGAGAGCGGGCTGGGCGTCGGGAGCTCGGTGGCCGTGTCGGCGGACAGCAGCGATGCGGCCGCGGGGCACGGGCTCCTCTCCCGGGCCGCTGACTCCTGCGTGGGGCAGAGCTCCGACAGCAGCGGGGTCTCCTTG GAAGAGGTCTCAGAGAGCAGTTCCAGCACAGATGCCATTCCAAGGATTTACCTGCCAGACTCATCCTCTATTGCCCAATCCACCTTGGTCTCCAGTGTGTCCACTGTGAGCCAGTCCATCATGGTGTCAGAGTCCCCACAGGTCCTGGTGCACTCCAGTGTCATCACCGATGGAGCCATAGTTGTGTCAGACTCCACTGCATCCACTTCCTCCGACCTGGGTTCTGCCATTGACAAAATCATCGAGTCCACAATCGGGCCTGACATCATCCAGA GCTGCATCGCCGTGACCAGCGCAGAGGATGGAAGGGCAGAGACCACGCAGTACCTCATTCTGCAAGGCCCTGATGATG GTGCCCCCATGGTGTCCCAGATGGCCACTTCTGCTCTAGCCAATAGCTTGGCAATAGAGGCTGTTGGTGATGGACCTACCTCCACGTGCCTTGACCAGCCCGGCCCTTCAGAGCCCTCCGGGCAGTTGGAagtgctggagctgcctgcacaGCCAAACCAAGCCCAGGAGGCAGATGGTGGGGAGGAGCTGGACCAGCCAGACTTGGAGGCCCTGGAAGAGATGATGGAAGTGGTGGTGGTGCAGCAGTTCAAGTGCAAGATGTGTCAGTACAAGAGTGTCTCTAAGAAAACACTGATTAACCACATGAAAGAGCGTCACTTCCAGCCAG TGGGTTCAGCTCTGGCTTTGAAGAAGGGACGACCACGAAAGGTGGGAGCTGTTCCAAAGACTGAGGATGAGGAGGCCGCagaagaagaagatgatgatATTATGGATGCTGGTGCTATTGATGATCCTGAAG AGGACAGTGACTACAACCCAGCTGAGGATGAGCCCCGGGGGCGACTGCCCAAGTATGGCTGCACTGTCGCCACCTCCAGCGAGGAGAGGCCGCGTCGGCGCCCAGGGAGGCCCCGCAAGCTGCTTCGTCTGGAGAATATGTCCCAGGACATGCCTGAag caggaggggagGTGGAGCCCTTGGTGACGTCCCAGAGCACACCAAGCCGGGAGCTGCAGAACTCAGAAGCAGCCAGTTCCTCCAGCCTGGAGAATGGGACCAGTGAGAGCCTGGCAGAGCCTGGTATCAGCCAGTCTGACTCTGAGAACAAGGACCCTTCCTCCAACACCGGTGCTGAGGATGCAGACGTCATCCCCCGGCGGCGTGGGCGGCCCTCCCGCCGTTTCCTGGGCAAGAAATACCGCAAGTACATGGGGCGCAG gTACTACTACAAGTCCCCCAAGCCCCTGATGCGGCCCTACCTGTGTCGGATCTGCGGCTCGCGGTTCCTCACACACGATGACCTGCGCTTCCACGTCAACTCGCACGAGGCCGATGACCCGCAGCTCTTCAAGTGTCTTCAGTGCAGCTACCGCTCCCGGCGCTGGTCCTCCCTCAAG GAGCACATGTTCAACCATGTGGGCAGCAAGCCCTACAAGTGCGAGGAGTGCAATTACACCAGCGTGTACAAGAAGGATGTCATTCGGCACTCTACagtgcacagcagggacag GAAGAAGAGAGCTGATCCG CCACCAAAGCTGAACTCCTTCCCATGCCCTGTCTGCAACCGTGTCTACCCCATGCAGAAGAGGCTTACACAGCACATGAAGACACACAGTACAGAGAAACCACACATGTGTGACAAG TGCGGGAAGTCCTTTAAGAAGCGTTACACCTTCAAGATGCACCTGCTGACACACATCCAGGCCATTGCCAACCGCAG GTTCAAGTGTGAGTTCTGTGACTATGTCTGCGAGGACAAGAAGGTCCTGCTGAACCACCAGCTGTCACATATGAATGACAAGCCCTACAAGTGCAGTGTCTGCAAGTATTCCACTTTCCGGGAGGACTTCCTGGTCTCGCACATGGCAGTCAAGCACACAG gagggaagcCATTTGCTTGTGAGTTCTGCCACTTCACCACCAAGCACAAGAAGAACCTGCGGCTGCACGTGCAGTGCCGCCACGCCGACTCCTTCGAGGAGTGGGCACAGAGGCACCCTGAGGAGCCGccctgccgccgccgcccctTCTTCACCCTGCAGCAGATCGAGGAGctgaagcagcagcacagccaggtgcAGGCACCGGCTGAGCCAGAGGCCAGCCCACCG GCTGTTGCGGGTGCAGAGCCCTCTGTTCTCTCACAAGGTTCCCTGGAAGGGGCCACCATCATCTATGAACAAG ATGTGGCTGGATCAGCAGAGCTGGCCACACAGACGGCCCTGGATCTCTTGCTGAACATGAGCACCCAGAGGGAGCTGGCCACCAGCTCGCTGCAG GTGGCAGTGGTGAAGCCAGATGATCCAGGAGAAACACCAGGCTCCTgtgagctgcaggcacaggaggaggaggaggcaaagGTGGACTCTAAGGAGCAGCAGCAAAAGTTggtgatgctacacatggcagaGCCTGGGCAGACACTTGTGCAGGAGGCTTATGGGGAAGCAAGCCTGAGtggctcagagctgcagcagatcACCATCCCCTTcagtggagcagcagagtacagCATCATTGCACCCATCAGCGAGGAGATCCAGGCTCCTGCCACACTGTACAG CAGTGAGGAGGAGAGTCCTGTGGAGACCTCCCACACAGTTGTGGTGAGCGGGGCTGTGATGACAGAGGAGGCACTGAAGGACCACAGCAATCACTACATCATGTCATCCAGTGTCCCAGGGAGCCAGTTCCAGGCCATGGAG CCCCTCAGTGGGGACGCTGCCTTCTCCTCACCTGCGGAGGGCCAGGAGGCAGAGCCCGCCGGCATCAAGTGGCCCGTGGTGCAGTGTGTCACCAGCCTGGCCCAGAACGACTCGTCTTTGTCCCCAGCCTCCGAGGGGCACGAAGTGTCATCCCCAAAGATCAAGTGGCCTGCAATCCAAGGCGTGGCCAAGAAGCTCACATGCAAGGTTTCCACAGCCAAGAAGCTCTCATGCAAGATTTCCACGGCCAAAAAGTTTTCATGCAAGATTTGCACAGCCATGTTCACAGGGAGAGCGGAGATGGAGAGTCACAAGAGAGCCCACACTGGGCCCAGCACTTTCAAGTGTCCCGACTGTCCCTTCACTGCCACACTCTGGCCAGAGGTCCGG AGCCACATGGTTCAGCATGCCAACCTCCGGCCACACAAGTGCCCCCACTGCAGCTTTGCCTCCAAGAACAAGAAGGACCTGCGCAGGCACATGCTGACCCACACCAATGAGAAGCCCTTCGCCTGCCAGGTCTGTGGGCAGAG GTTCAACCGTAATGGACACCTCAAGTTCCACACACAGCGTTTGCACAGCTCAGAGGGCAAAAGGCCAgggccagctgctgcccagcagaCCATCATCCTGAACAGCAACGAGGACACCCTGGCCACCCTACACA cagctctgcaggctggcCAGGCCGTGCTGGctcctgagcagctgcagcaggcccTGGGGCAGGAGCACATCCTTGTTGCACAGGAGCAGAGCGTCACCAGCCAG gaggaggCAGCCTACATCCAGGAGATCACAACTGCTGATGGACAGACAGTACAGCACTTAGTGACTGCTGACAACCAG GTTCAGTATATTATTGCCCAGGAAGGTGTCCCACACTTGCTTCCCCAAGAGTATGTTGTTGTTCCAGAGGGACATCACATCCAG GTACAGGATGGTCAGATCACCCACATCCAGTATGAGCAGGGTGGCCAGTTCCTCCCGGAGTCACAG ATCCAGTACATGCCTGTGTCACCGGAGCAGCAGCTCgtcacccaggcacagctggaagcAGCAGCACACTCGGCTGTCTCAG cagTGGCGGATGCGGCCATGGCCCAGGCCCAGGGCGTGTTCACGGCCGAGGCAGCAGCGGAGCagatgcagcagctgcagccggcCATCCACTACGATGTCATCACGCTGTCGGACTAG